A genome region from Bombilactobacillus bombi includes the following:
- a CDS encoding YjzD family protein, whose translation MKYLVVIFWTIIYGQVIGFIGSSLISASYSPINALIVSTIFGIILCVLPSILKPNTKKG comes from the coding sequence GTGAAATATCTCGTAGTTATTTTTTGGACAATCATTTACGGACAAGTTATTGGTTTTATTGGTTCTTCACTTATCAGTGCTTCATATAGTCCAATTAATGCTTTAATTGTATCAACAATCTTTGGTATTATTCTCTGTGTTCTACCAAGTATTCTCAAACCAAATACTAAAAAAGGATAG
- the rpmF gene encoding 50S ribosomal protein L32, which produces MAVPARKTSKQKKRQRRGHIKLSQPNIQFDVTTGEYRMNHHVSPKGYYKGRQVVNADQSNN; this is translated from the coding sequence ATGGCTGTTCCAGCAAGAAAAACATCCAAGCAAAAAAAGCGTCAACGTCGGGGACATATTAAATTAAGTCAACCGAATATTCAATTTGATGTCACAACTGGTGAATATCGCATGAATCATCATGTTTCACCAAAGGGATATTACAAAGGTCGTCAAGTTGTCAATGCTGATCAAAGCAACAATTAG
- the pfkA gene encoding 6-phosphofructokinase encodes MKKIGIMTSGGDAPGMNAAIRAVARRAMSFGIEVYGINYGYAGLVAGDIFKMERSTVGDIINRGGTILYSARYPEFAQEEGQLKGIEQLKKFGIDALVVIGGDGSYHGALRLTEHGYNAVGLPGTIDNDIPYTDFTIGFDTAVNTVVESIDKIRDTAASHERTFVVEVMGRGAGDIALWAGVAGGADEIIVPEREFNVEQVAKNIQNLRARGKKHTIVVLAEGVMHADEFMNQLKQYGDFDARSTVLGHVQRGGSPSARDRVLASKMGAYAVDLLNEGKGGIAIGMEDNELTYHNMTDLFSSKHKADLSLYDINKTLAK; translated from the coding sequence ATGAAAAAAATCGGTATTATGACGAGTGGCGGGGATGCACCGGGTATGAATGCTGCAATTCGGGCCGTTGCTCGGCGGGCCATGTCCTTTGGGATTGAAGTTTATGGTATCAATTATGGCTATGCTGGTTTAGTTGCTGGTGATATTTTCAAGATGGAACGTTCGACTGTTGGGGATATCATTAATCGTGGCGGAACTATTCTTTATTCAGCCCGCTATCCTGAGTTTGCTCAAGAAGAAGGCCAGTTAAAAGGAATTGAACAACTAAAGAAGTTTGGTATTGATGCTCTAGTTGTTATTGGTGGAGATGGTTCTTATCATGGAGCTTTGCGGTTAACTGAGCATGGTTATAATGCAGTTGGCTTACCGGGAACAATTGATAATGATATTCCGTATACTGATTTTACAATTGGTTTTGACACAGCCGTAAATACAGTTGTGGAGTCAATTGATAAAATTCGGGATACAGCTGCTAGTCACGAACGTACTTTTGTTGTTGAGGTTATGGGCCGTGGTGCTGGAGATATTGCTTTATGGGCTGGTGTTGCCGGTGGTGCTGACGAAATTATTGTTCCAGAACGTGAATTTAATGTTGAACAAGTAGCCAAAAATATTCAAAATTTACGTGCTCGTGGCAAAAAACATACTATTGTTGTTTTGGCTGAAGGTGTGATGCATGCTGATGAATTTATGAATCAGTTGAAGCAATATGGCGACTTTGATGCCCGCAGCACAGTTTTAGGTCACGTTCAAAGAGGTGGCTCACCATCAGCGCGTGATCGAGTTTTAGCTAGCAAAATGGGTGCTTATGCGGTTGACTTACTAAATGAAGGTAAAGGCGGCATAGCTATTGGTATGGAAGACAATGAGCTGACTTACCATAATATGACTGATTTATTTAGCAGCAAGCATAAGGCTGATTTAAGTTTATATGATATAAACAAAACTTTAGCTAAATAG
- the dnaE gene encoding DNA polymerase III subunit alpha, producing MVAQLQVLSSYTLLQSTISLNNLMKQAKHLGYKHLALTDINVTYGLVEFYKLAQKYQIHPILGITIQVNGLIDTNEKYPLIVLAKNNHGYHNLLKLSTWIMTQEDPLLITTKSELLNDLIMIVPANKSELSALLANNSQQVTEYLAALKQIMQQDLYLGISLRNNLQDQAQLINRLAKLHQIPCVALDDVQYLQPEDAFSNEVLHHIASGEKITQFIRQGDNYLRSKNDFVADFQSKNLQTALDNTQIIAQQCQVQIPFQRTLLPQFSTPKKVSSIAYLRNLVQAGLHNILGPSISATYQKRAQHELNVIEKMGYADYFLIVWDAINQAHKMNIMTGPGRGSAAGSLVSYALGITQVDPIQYGLLFERFLNPERVDMPDIDLDIPDNRRDELVQYMQHKYGDDHMAQIITFGTFAAKQALRDVGRVFGLSQTDLSRWSKAIPKTLGIDLKTAYQQSPALKNLYQQSTRNQLMFKTALKIENLPRHYSTHAAGIVLSAHNLDETVALQQGGSDGALLTQQTKGNVEALGLLKIDFLGLHNLTILNSAVTLIKQDFAADFQLTQIPLEDEATLKLFQAGDTDGIFQFESAGIKAVLRQLQPTSFQDIVATNALYRPGPMKNIAHFIARKHHQEPISYPDDSLEPVLKSTYGILVYQEQVMQVVSQMAGFTLAEADLLRRAMAKKNETLIAQKRDEFVSQSVKRGHQQQNAIKVYEYIERFANYGFNKSHAVAYSKLAYDLAYIKVHYPQAFFVSLLNSNINNDTKITIYLRALKLRKIQVLPPSINLSQSYFSIENQHLRFGLLFIKKMRRDVINDILVKRQDNKYLNLVDFLRRLDVRFLKADNILPLVYSGALDEFSTNRRQLVQNVGDLVESIKLAAGSVSLFDIVKPKQHHVKDFSTSEKLIQEKQYLGTYVSGHPIDRYKKALVAHNIQTIVDLNIGVTANVLYYVQNIKVIRTKKGSNMAFLTGGDDIFDYSVTVFPRLYQNVEIEANQVYLIKLKVTNGQKQDKEYIAQNIELAETALKKPKAQHLYVRFQNKSNHNLQQLLQLIQQFPGNIPVVVYFADSDEKYLLKKQNKIANNKVVQKKLTDLVGLHNFIYQ from the coding sequence ATGGTCGCTCAACTCCAAGTTTTGAGTAGTTATACTTTATTGCAAAGTACTATTAGTTTAAACAACCTGATGAAACAGGCCAAGCATTTAGGATATAAACACTTGGCATTAACCGATATCAATGTAACTTATGGTCTGGTTGAATTCTATAAGCTAGCTCAAAAATACCAAATACATCCTATTTTAGGCATAACTATTCAAGTTAATGGCCTCATAGACACAAATGAAAAATATCCACTAATTGTTTTGGCAAAAAACAATCATGGATATCACAACTTATTAAAATTATCAACTTGGATTATGACTCAAGAAGATCCACTGTTAATTACAACAAAGTCTGAATTATTAAATGATTTAATTATGATTGTACCTGCAAATAAGAGTGAACTAAGCGCTTTGTTGGCAAATAATTCACAACAAGTAACTGAGTATCTTGCAGCTTTAAAGCAAATAATGCAGCAAGATTTATATTTAGGAATTAGTTTGAGAAATAATTTGCAAGATCAGGCCCAATTAATTAATCGATTAGCCAAATTACATCAGATACCCTGTGTAGCTTTGGATGATGTTCAGTATTTGCAACCGGAAGACGCCTTTAGTAATGAAGTCTTGCATCATATTGCAAGTGGTGAAAAAATTACTCAATTTATTCGACAGGGCGATAATTATTTACGTTCTAAAAATGATTTTGTTGCTGATTTTCAAAGTAAAAATTTGCAAACCGCACTGGACAATACTCAAATCATTGCTCAACAATGTCAAGTACAAATACCATTTCAAAGAACTTTATTACCTCAATTTTCCACCCCTAAAAAAGTGTCATCAATTGCATATTTGCGCAACTTGGTCCAAGCTGGTTTGCACAATATTTTAGGACCATCTATTTCCGCAACTTATCAAAAACGTGCTCAGCATGAATTAAATGTTATTGAAAAAATGGGTTATGCTGATTATTTTTTGATAGTATGGGATGCCATTAATCAGGCTCATAAAATGAACATTATGACTGGTCCAGGTCGTGGTTCTGCTGCGGGCTCATTAGTCAGTTACGCTTTAGGAATCACGCAAGTGGATCCTATTCAATATGGCTTATTATTTGAACGCTTTTTAAATCCGGAACGGGTAGATATGCCAGATATTGATTTAGATATTCCGGATAATCGGCGTGATGAATTAGTACAATATATGCAGCATAAATATGGCGATGATCATATGGCCCAAATTATAACTTTTGGGACTTTTGCTGCTAAACAAGCCTTACGTGATGTCGGCAGAGTTTTTGGACTTAGTCAGACGGATTTAAGTCGTTGGTCTAAAGCCATTCCTAAAACTCTTGGCATTGATTTAAAAACTGCCTATCAACAATCACCAGCTTTAAAAAATTTGTATCAGCAATCAACGCGTAATCAGTTAATGTTCAAAACAGCTTTAAAAATTGAAAATCTGCCACGACATTATTCAACACATGCAGCTGGTATTGTCTTAAGTGCTCATAACCTTGATGAAACAGTTGCTTTACAACAAGGTGGGAGTGATGGTGCCTTATTAACTCAACAAACCAAGGGCAACGTTGAAGCCTTAGGTTTATTAAAAATTGATTTTTTAGGTCTCCATAATTTAACGATTTTAAATTCTGCAGTTACACTAATTAAGCAGGATTTTGCTGCCGATTTTCAATTAACACAAATTCCCTTAGAAGATGAAGCAACTCTAAAATTATTTCAAGCAGGGGACACTGACGGTATTTTCCAATTTGAATCAGCGGGAATTAAAGCAGTCTTACGACAATTACAACCAACCAGTTTTCAAGATATTGTTGCCACTAATGCATTATATCGGCCAGGTCCTATGAAAAATATTGCTCATTTTATTGCTCGTAAGCATCATCAAGAACCTATTAGTTACCCAGATGATTCCTTAGAGCCAGTCTTAAAGTCAACTTATGGAATATTGGTTTATCAAGAACAAGTAATGCAAGTAGTATCCCAAATGGCTGGGTTTACTTTAGCAGAAGCGGATTTACTGCGTCGAGCAATGGCCAAAAAAAACGAGACTCTTATTGCCCAAAAACGTGATGAATTTGTTTCGCAATCAGTCAAACGGGGACATCAACAGCAAAATGCAATAAAAGTTTATGAGTATATTGAACGATTTGCTAATTACGGTTTTAATAAATCACATGCGGTTGCATACAGCAAGCTGGCTTATGACCTAGCTTATATCAAAGTGCATTATCCGCAAGCCTTTTTTGTATCACTATTGAATTCTAATATCAATAACGATACCAAAATAACTATTTATTTACGTGCGCTTAAACTACGCAAAATTCAAGTTTTACCCCCTAGTATTAATCTTAGTCAAAGTTATTTTTCAATAGAAAATCAGCACTTGCGTTTTGGCCTACTATTCATCAAGAAAATGCGGCGTGATGTGATCAATGATATTTTAGTTAAGCGTCAGGATAACAAATATCTTAACTTAGTTGATTTTTTGCGTAGATTAGATGTCAGATTTTTGAAAGCAGACAATATTTTACCACTAGTGTATAGCGGAGCTTTGGATGAATTTTCGACCAATCGGCGGCAGCTCGTTCAAAATGTTGGTGATTTGGTGGAAAGCATTAAATTGGCTGCGGGCAGTGTTTCTTTATTTGATATTGTTAAACCCAAACAACATCATGTCAAAGATTTCAGTACTAGTGAAAAACTAATTCAAGAAAAGCAATATTTAGGAACTTATGTCTCGGGTCATCCAATTGATCGCTATAAAAAAGCGCTGGTTGCCCACAATATTCAAACAATAGTCGATTTGAATATTGGAGTAACTGCAAATGTGCTTTATTATGTACAAAATATTAAAGTTATTCGAACTAAAAAGGGCTCTAATATGGCTTTTTTAACTGGTGGAGATGATATTTTTGATTATTCGGTCACGGTTTTTCCGCGGCTTTATCAAAATGTGGAGATAGAAGCTAATCAAGTTTATTTGATTAAGTTGAAAGTAACTAATGGTCAAAAACAAGATAAAGAATATATTGCTCAAAATATTGAACTAGCTGAAACTGCACTAAAAAAACCTAAAGCACAACATTTATATGTTCGTTTTCAGAATAAAAGCAATCACAATTTGCAACAATTATTACAACTGATACAGCAATTTCCGGGAAATATTCCTGTAGTTGTATATTTTGCTGATAGTGATGAAAAATATTTACTAAAAAAACAAAATAAAATTGCTAATAACAAGGTTGTACAAAAAAAATTGACAGATTTAGTAGGTTTGCATAATTTTATTTATCAATGA
- the pyk gene encoding pyruvate kinase: protein MKRTKIVSTLGPASNSVDTIVKLIEAGANVFRFNFSHGDHEEHLSRMNMVHEAEKITGKTVGIMLDTKGAEIRTTEQEGGKFEAKIGDVIRISMDGNLKGNPQKIAVTYPGLYDDTHVGGHVLIDDGLVDLKITEKDEANKELVTVVQNEGMIGSKKGVNAPGVEIRLPGITEKDTDDINFGLDHEINYISASFVRKAQDVLDIRELLEAKHMDHVQIFPKIESQEGIDNIDDILKVSDGLMVARGDMGVEIPFENVPFVQKSLIKKCNALGKPVITATQMLDSMQENPRPTRAEVTDVANAVLDGTDATMLSGESANGDYPVESVAAMNKINLKTQAQLDSSNTLALQRFEEYKGANATESIGESVVRTAQELGIHTIVTATNSGYTARMISKYRPSADILAITFDERTQRGLTVNWGVVPIVSQRPTNTDAMFDLATQKAQELGFAKEGDLILIVAGVPVGESGTTNLMKVQLIGSKLVKGQGVGDETIVGKAVVAHSAEEAHSKISDQDILIVENTDKDYLPAIEKASALVVENGGLTSHAAVVGIAMGIPVIVGAQDATKVIKDNEVITVDSRRGNVYRGASNSL, encoded by the coding sequence ATGAAAAGAACCAAAATTGTTAGTACTTTAGGACCAGCTAGTAATAGTGTTGATACAATTGTCAAATTGATAGAAGCAGGTGCTAATGTCTTTCGTTTTAACTTCTCTCATGGGGATCATGAAGAACATCTATCACGGATGAATATGGTTCATGAGGCTGAAAAGATTACCGGCAAGACTGTTGGTATTATGTTAGACACCAAAGGTGCTGAAATTCGGACAACCGAGCAAGAAGGCGGCAAGTTCGAAGCTAAAATTGGTGATGTTATTCGTATTTCTATGGACGGCAATTTGAAAGGTAATCCACAAAAAATTGCGGTTACTTATCCCGGATTATATGATGACACTCATGTTGGTGGACATGTCTTGATTGATGATGGGTTAGTTGATTTAAAAATAACCGAAAAAGATGAAGCAAACAAAGAATTAGTTACAGTTGTTCAAAATGAAGGAATGATTGGTTCTAAAAAGGGAGTTAATGCACCTGGAGTTGAAATTCGCTTACCAGGTATTACTGAAAAGGATACTGATGATATTAACTTTGGTTTAGATCATGAAATCAACTATATTTCTGCTAGTTTTGTGCGTAAGGCTCAAGATGTTTTAGATATTCGTGAACTTTTGGAAGCTAAGCACATGGATCATGTACAAATCTTTCCTAAGATTGAATCTCAAGAAGGTATTGACAACATTGACGATATCTTAAAAGTTTCTGATGGTTTGATGGTTGCTCGTGGTGACATGGGTGTTGAAATTCCTTTTGAAAATGTTCCATTTGTACAAAAATCTTTAATCAAAAAATGCAATGCTTTAGGAAAACCTGTTATTACGGCTACTCAAATGTTAGATTCAATGCAAGAAAATCCTCGCCCAACCAGAGCTGAAGTTACTGATGTTGCTAATGCTGTTTTAGATGGTACTGATGCAACAATGCTTTCTGGTGAAAGTGCTAATGGTGATTATCCAGTAGAGTCTGTTGCTGCTATGAATAAAATCAATTTAAAGACTCAAGCACAATTAGATAGTTCTAATACTTTAGCATTACAACGTTTTGAAGAATATAAGGGTGCTAATGCGACAGAATCAATTGGTGAATCTGTTGTTAGAACTGCACAAGAATTAGGTATTCATACAATTGTCACAGCTACAAATTCAGGTTATACAGCACGGATGATTTCTAAATATCGTCCAAGTGCTGACATTTTAGCGATTACCTTTGATGAACGGACTCAACGTGGCTTAACTGTTAACTGGGGAGTTGTTCCAATTGTATCTCAACGACCAACTAACACTGATGCAATGTTTGATTTAGCTACTCAAAAGGCTCAAGAATTAGGCTTTGCAAAAGAAGGCGACTTGATTTTAATTGTTGCTGGTGTTCCAGTAGGCGAAAGTGGCACAACTAATTTGATGAAAGTTCAATTAATTGGTTCTAAGTTAGTTAAAGGCCAAGGTGTTGGTGACGAAACAATCGTTGGTAAAGCTGTAGTTGCTCATAGTGCTGAAGAAGCTCATAGTAAAATCAGTGATCAAGATATTTTGATAGTTGAAAATACTGATAAAGATTATTTGCCAGCTATTGAAAAAGCTAGTGCTTTAGTTGTTGAAAATGGCGGTTTAACATCCCATGCTGCTGTAGTTGGTATTGCAATGGGTATTCCTGTTATTGTTGGAGCACAAGATGCTACTAAAGTGATTAAAGACAACGAAGTTATTACTGTTGATTCACGTCGTGGTAATGTTTATCGTGGCGCTTCTAACTCACTTTAA
- a CDS encoding SDR family NAD(P)-dependent oxidoreductase — translation MNLTALRNLASKNIIITGASSGIGQQLALQLAYKNANLILIARRQDLLEQLQRKCQALTSGSVAIEVLDVSIAKHVQDTTAKLIKEYQHIDILINAAGFGDFTTFVETDYSLWNKMFKVNVLGTMLMTRYIAANMIEQHLGQIINIGSMGGKIATPKSAVYSATKAAVIAFSNSLRLELRPFNVQVTTVNPGPVKTDFFKIADHTGNYVKSVGALMLDPEKLSQKIIQAIGSPVREINLPHIMELGHVFYEFMPSLGDFITQKIGNKK, via the coding sequence ATGAATCTTACGGCATTACGCAACTTGGCTAGTAAAAACATTATTATTACTGGAGCTTCTTCCGGCATTGGGCAGCAGTTGGCTTTGCAGTTAGCCTATAAAAATGCCAATTTGATTCTTATTGCTCGTCGTCAAGATCTTTTGGAACAATTGCAACGAAAATGCCAAGCTTTGACATCTGGTAGTGTTGCAATTGAAGTGTTAGATGTTAGTATTGCCAAACACGTTCAAGATACTACAGCAAAGTTGATTAAAGAATATCAACATATAGATATTCTAATTAATGCTGCTGGTTTTGGTGATTTTACAACTTTTGTAGAGACCGATTATTCTTTATGGAACAAAATGTTCAAGGTTAATGTATTAGGCACAATGTTAATGACACGTTACATTGCAGCTAATATGATTGAGCAACACCTAGGACAAATTATTAATATTGGTTCAATGGGGGGGAAAATCGCTACTCCTAAATCTGCCGTTTATTCAGCTACAAAAGCTGCAGTAATTGCATTTTCTAATAGTTTGCGTTTGGAATTACGGCCCTTTAATGTCCAAGTGACTACCGTTAATCCGGGACCAGTTAAGACTGATTTTTTTAAGATTGCTGATCATACTGGTAATTATGTAAAATCTGTTGGTGCTTTAATGTTAGATCCAGAAAAGCTTTCACAAAAAATAATTCAAGCTATTGGCTCTCCAGTGAGAGAAATTAACTTGCCACATATAATGGAACTGGGGCATGTATTTTATGAATTTATGCCTTCTTTGGGAGATTTTATCACTCAAAAAATTGGTAATAAAAAGTAG
- a CDS encoding acyltransferase family protein: protein MINTGKPRRYITGFDGLRTIGVLGVILYHLNPDVFLGGYLGVPIFLVLSGYLITDQILRSLQKRRTFDFQSYYSKRFKRLYPGLLLMLFSSSAYMAFFQKNLLANLRSIFITNVLNVFNFWQIAHGQSYFERFAGNQSPFTHMWTLSIQGQFYFIWPLILVFLLRLISEKRVVALTFIATVISAVLMALLYNPKVDPSRVYYGTDTRIFSIFLGCLLAFIWPTNHLRKNILKKDKILLDLLGAISLLVMLIFIFTMKATQPFMYRGGMLIFSIFTTILVAVVAHPASIWNRLLTNKLFKEIGKLSYGIYLYQFPVMIFFEAKVMNIADHRFLYPILEICLIIAISWLSYHFFEQPLAQYNWWSWFKKLFQSQRIVAKLELLSFSFIVLAGSYGLVQSQNVTAKDVNHSQLAIKIKNNHLKNKKNNQRILQKMHGESHKTTKAQRLQIKKWQQAAKEHPVNLDYQKMGLSQFDLQRAQDLSALAIGDSVMVDGSDGLRQIFPNMLINADVSRGIDVAIDLLKNYKAQNVLPQVVIIGMGTNGMVNEQQVHEIMQIAGPKRQVFWINVHVPTRSWEKPVNSVIAQQAHHYKNLQEIDWYTYAKNHSDWFFDDQVHTNDKGSKYYSYFIAKQILKKVKY from the coding sequence TTGATTAATACAGGTAAACCGCGTCGCTATATTACTGGTTTTGATGGATTAAGAACAATTGGGGTTTTAGGCGTTATTTTATATCACTTAAATCCTGATGTTTTTTTAGGTGGATATCTAGGAGTACCTATATTTCTGGTTTTGTCAGGTTATTTAATTACTGATCAAATTTTACGTTCCCTGCAAAAAAGAAGAACGTTTGATTTTCAAAGTTATTATTCAAAAAGATTTAAGCGCCTGTATCCTGGTTTATTGCTGATGCTCTTTAGTTCCAGTGCTTATATGGCATTTTTTCAAAAAAATTTATTAGCTAATTTACGTTCGATTTTCATTACTAATGTTTTAAATGTTTTTAATTTTTGGCAAATAGCACATGGACAATCTTATTTTGAACGATTTGCAGGTAATCAATCTCCTTTCACACATATGTGGACTCTTTCGATTCAAGGACAGTTTTATTTTATTTGGCCTTTAATTTTAGTGTTCTTATTGCGGTTGATTTCAGAAAAAAGAGTAGTTGCCTTAACTTTTATAGCGACTGTAATATCAGCGGTGCTCATGGCCTTATTATATAATCCTAAGGTTGATCCCAGTCGAGTTTATTATGGAACTGATACAAGAATATTTTCAATATTTTTGGGTTGTCTTTTAGCTTTTATTTGGCCAACCAATCATCTACGCAAAAATATTTTGAAAAAAGATAAAATATTATTAGATTTATTGGGTGCAATTAGCTTGTTAGTGATGCTAATTTTTATCTTTACAATGAAAGCAACCCAACCATTTATGTATCGTGGCGGAATGTTAATTTTTTCTATTTTTACAACTATATTAGTGGCAGTAGTTGCGCATCCAGCGTCTATTTGGAATCGACTGCTGACAAATAAGCTGTTTAAAGAAATTGGTAAATTAAGCTATGGGATTTATTTATATCAATTTCCAGTGATGATATTTTTTGAAGCAAAGGTTATGAACATTGCGGATCACCGCTTTTTATATCCTATATTAGAGATTTGTTTGATTATTGCAATTAGTTGGTTATCTTATCATTTTTTCGAACAACCTTTGGCACAATATAATTGGTGGAGTTGGTTCAAAAAATTATTCCAGTCGCAACGCATTGTCGCTAAATTGGAGCTTTTAAGTTTTTCTTTTATTGTTTTGGCTGGTTCATATGGCTTAGTTCAATCCCAAAATGTAACTGCTAAGGATGTTAATCATAGTCAATTAGCTATTAAAATAAAAAATAACCATCTTAAAAACAAAAAAAACAATCAACGTATTCTTCAAAAAATGCACGGAGAATCTCATAAAACCACTAAAGCACAGCGCTTACAAATCAAGAAATGGCAACAAGCAGCTAAAGAACATCCGGTCAATTTAGATTATCAAAAAATGGGTTTATCGCAATTTGATTTACAAAGAGCTCAAGATTTATCAGCTTTAGCAATTGGTGATTCTGTCATGGTAGATGGTTCGGATGGTTTAAGGCAAATATTTCCTAATATGTTAATTAATGCTGATGTGAGTCGTGGTATTGATGTTGCAATTGACTTATTAAAAAATTATAAAGCGCAAAATGTTTTACCTCAAGTTGTCATTATTGGAATGGGAACCAATGGCATGGTTAATGAACAGCAAGTCCATGAAATTATGCAGATCGCAGGGCCCAAGAGACAAGTTTTTTGGATAAATGTTCATGTTCCAACACGTTCATGGGAAAAACCTGTCAATAGTGTGATTGCCCAACAAGCGCACCACTATAAAAATTTGCAGGAAATAGACTGGTATACTTATGCTAAAAATCATTCTGACTGGTTTTTTGATGACCAAGTTCATACAAATGATAAGGGTTCAAAATATTATAGTTATTTTATTGCTAAACAAATTTTAAAAAAAGTTAAATACTAA
- the rnz gene encoding ribonuclease Z → MELEFLGTGAGAPSRGRNVSSVALKLLNERNEIWLFDAGEATQQQILSTTIKPRKINKIFITHLHGDHIFGLPGLLSSRSFQGGQDPLDIYGPVGIKKFIQTSLYLSDSHLGYPINYHEIQNVGTIFEDSMFKVVCGKLDHRIASYGYRIEEKPHAGELLVQKLQQYHIPNGPIWGQLKNGELVTLADGTQLDGHDFLGPSQPGRIVTILGDTRYTPESINLAADADVLVHESTLAGAEEKMARQHFHSTSRQAALIAKKAHVQQLLLTHISARYVGNKFYELLNDARKIFPKSYVVKDFDTFEIKFKRQELTS, encoded by the coding sequence ATGGAGTTAGAATTTTTGGGTACAGGAGCGGGGGCGCCCTCACGGGGGAGAAATGTTTCAAGCGTTGCATTAAAACTTTTAAACGAGCGAAATGAAATTTGGTTATTTGATGCGGGTGAAGCCACACAGCAACAAATTTTGTCCACAACGATTAAGCCTCGAAAAATTAATAAAATTTTTATTACTCACTTACATGGTGATCATATTTTTGGTTTGCCAGGATTATTATCTTCTCGCTCTTTTCAAGGCGGACAAGATCCTTTGGATATTTATGGTCCTGTGGGCATTAAAAAGTTTATTCAGACTTCGTTATATTTATCCGATAGTCATTTAGGTTATCCAATTAATTATCATGAAATTCAAAATGTAGGCACAATTTTTGAAGATTCAATGTTTAAAGTGGTTTGTGGTAAGCTAGATCATAGAATTGCTTCTTATGGTTATCGTATAGAAGAAAAGCCGCATGCAGGTGAACTATTAGTTCAAAAGTTGCAGCAGTACCATATACCAAATGGACCAATTTGGGGTCAATTAAAAAATGGTGAATTAGTGACTTTAGCTGATGGGACTCAATTAGACGGGCATGATTTTTTAGGACCGAGCCAGCCTGGACGAATTGTAACTATTTTAGGTGATACGCGGTATACGCCAGAAAGTATAAATCTGGCTGCTGATGCTGATGTATTAGTCCACGAAAGCACTTTAGCCGGTGCAGAAGAAAAAATGGCGCGTCAACATTTTCATTCAACCAGTCGTCAAGCAGCTTTAATAGCTAAAAAAGCGCATGTACAACAGTTGTTGTTAACCCATATTTCTGCACGTTACGTTGGCAATAAATTTTACGAGTTATTAAATGATGCACGAAAGATTTTTCCCAAAAGTTATGTAGTGAAAGATTTTGATACTTTTGAAATAAAATTTAAACGACAGGAGTTGACATCATAA